One window of the Prionailurus bengalensis isolate Pbe53 chromosome E1, Fcat_Pben_1.1_paternal_pri, whole genome shotgun sequence genome contains the following:
- the SPACA3 gene encoding sperm acrosome membrane-associated protein 3, with amino-acid sequence MEARSWAPRRQLCPPGIMLLAFATLLSCLLTSSQAKVYSRCELARALQDFGMEGYRGYSMADWVCLAYFTSGFNTAAVDHEADGSTNNGIFQISSRKWCKNLSTDVPNWCQMYCSDLLNPNLKDTVICAMKIAQQPQGLASWEAWRRHCQGKDLKDWVDGCDL; translated from the exons ATGGAAGCCAGGAGCTGGGCCCCCAGAAGGCAACTGTGCCCGCCGGGCATCATGCTGCTGGCCTTTGCTACTCTGCTCAGCTGCCTGCTCACCTCCAGCCAGGCCAAGGTCTACAGTCGCTGTGAGCTGGCCAGAGCCCTCCAGGATTTCGGCATGGAGGGATACCGGGGATACAGCATGGCTGACT GGGTCTGTCTTGCTTACTTCACAAGTGGCTTCAATACAGCTGCTGTGGACCATGAAGCCGATGGAAGCACCAACAATGGCATCTTCCAGATCAGCAGCCGGAAGTGGTGCAAAAATCTCAGCACAGATGTCCCCAACTGGTGCCAGATGTACTGCTCCG acTTGCTGAATCCTAACCTTAAGGACACTGTCATCTGTGCCATGAAGATAGCTCAACAGCCCCAGGGGCTGGCCAGCTG GGAGGCCTGGAGGCGTCACTGCCAGGGCAAGGACCTCAAGGACTGGGTGGATGGCTGTGACCTGTAG